DNA sequence from the Paraburkholderia azotifigens genome:
TGAATGAACTGCGTCTCGCGCTCGCTGCGAACGCGGCCGCCGCGTATATCGACTTGCGCTGGGCGCAGACGCAGCTGCAGATCGTCAACGACAACGAGGAGATCCGCAGCCGCGCGCTGAAGCTCACGCAACAGCGCCTGAAATACGGGCTGTCGACACAGCTCGACGTCGCTCGTGCGCAGAACCAGTTGCAGGACCTGCAGGCGCAGATTCCGAAGATCAACTCGAACATCCAGCACGACATGAGTCTCATCGCGGTGTACTCGGGACGCACGCCGGAGAGTGTCGACAGCCTGCTGCTGAGCGATGCGCGCGCGATTCCCGTACCGTCGCAAAGCGTGCCGCAGACGCTGCCTTCCGAAGCGCTGCTGCGCCGTCCCGACGTGCGCACCGCGTATGCAACGGTCGAACAGCGTGCCGCCGAAGTAGGCGTCGCGCGTGCGGACCGGTATCCGAAGTTCAACCTGAGCCTGAGCGACGGCATTCTCGCGTCGTCGTATCTCGGACTGCCGACGCTGACGGACAACCTGTTCAGCGCCGCGTTGAACGCGACGAGCCCGATCTTCAACGCGGGCCGCATCACGGCGCACATCGAGCAGAACGAGAGCCGCATGCGCGAATCGCAGCTGAACCTGCAGCAGACGATGCTGAACGCGCTGAAGGATATCGAGGACACCCGCAGCGATCTCGTCAACGGCGACGCGCAGGTCGCGAAGCTCGCCGGTGCGCTCGATGCATCGGGACATGCGCTGCGACTGTCGACGGAACTGTACAAGGGCGGCGCGTCGAGCTTCCTCGATGTGCTCGATGCGCAGGAAGCGTATCTGCGCGACTCGGAATCGTTGAATCAGGCGAAGCGCGAGCATGCGCAAGCGGCCGTCGCGCTGTACCGCTC
Encoded proteins:
- a CDS encoding efflux transporter outer membrane subunit, encoding MKSIVAKALAVAAAMTLAACAVQPETHADLPQTVKTVAPDAWSVDAPKDSVDADQWWSQFGDPTMHKLVDLVLNDNLDVKAAVERVKQAQEVTKQQRAALAPQLDAGATAAYERQNTPPPLGYVKQAGVGLTASWQPDVFGGERLAVLAAQAQVSGRQSALNELRLALAANAAAAYIDLRWAQTQLQIVNDNEEIRSRALKLTQQRLKYGLSTQLDVARAQNQLQDLQAQIPKINSNIQHDMSLIAVYSGRTPESVDSLLLSDARAIPVPSQSVPQTLPSEALLRRPDVRTAYATVEQRAAEVGVARADRYPKFNLSLSDGILASSYLGLPTLTDNLFSAALNATSPIFNAGRITAHIEQNESRMRESQLNLQQTMLNALKDIEDTRSDLVNGDAQVAKLAGALDASGHALRLSTELYKGGASSFLDVLDAQEAYLRDSESLNQAKREHAQAAVALYRSLGGGWDVPVNSDVAKTMQSTDVAAN